Proteins found in one Candidatus Thermoplasmatota archaeon genomic segment:
- a CDS encoding PKD domain-containing protein — translation MKKGPISKTIPMFIIVWIFFNSTIAFAYTSENNQELVPNIIDLGDEKTDDPLTVSANGPYFGVVGVPVLINGSVSGGISPINWTWTFGDTTAPAYQNPTSHIYHTPGVYTITVQVKDNSNTTAQNTTTATITEQEDSTPPRISILTPVTGVYFRSRLMKMISVHLTVIIGGIDIIVQATDAETGIKEVRFYIDGQLKKIVNSTPYLWTWNEKTMFSHMIKVEAEDNAGNIQVVTHPVIIFNLNPNNQCGLLTGTVLGPYGKIGAAGANITITNGSYTKTAQTGRIPLINRGDFRMRVPAGTYYIEISKPGFKVQGRNITVRLSENEQLQFILERA, via the coding sequence ATGAAGAAGGGTCCTATATCAAAAACCATACCTATGTTCATTATTGTATGGATTTTTTTCAATAGTACAATTGCATTTGCATATACCTCAGAAAATAATCAAGAATTAGTACCAAACATTATTGATTTAGGAGATGAAAAAACAGATGATCCATTAACGGTTAGCGCAAACGGACCTTATTTTGGCGTGGTCGGAGTACCAGTACTTATCAATGGTTCAGTTTCAGGAGGAATTTCACCAATCAATTGGACATGGACGTTTGGTGATACCACGGCACCAGCATATCAAAATCCAACCAGCCATATCTACCATACCCCTGGAGTATATACGATAACTGTCCAGGTTAAAGATAACAGTAATACTACTGCACAAAATACGACCACTGCAACAATAACTGAGCAAGAAGATTCAACACCCCCTAGAATTTCGATCCTCACTCCAGTTACAGGCGTCTATTTCCGTTCAAGACTCATGAAGATGATATCTGTACATCTCACTGTCATTATCGGTGGGATCGACATTATTGTCCAAGCGACCGATGCAGAAACCGGGATAAAGGAAGTTCGTTTTTATATTGATGGACAGCTGAAAAAAATAGTAAATTCAACGCCGTATCTTTGGACATGGAATGAAAAAACAATGTTCAGTCATATGATTAAAGTTGAAGCAGAAGATAATGCAGGTAATATTCAGGTAGTCACACATCCAGTTATCATTTTTAATCTCAATCCAAATAATCAATGCGGGCTACTTACTGGTACTGTTCTTGGTCCATACGGAAAAATTGGAGCAGCAGGTGCTAATATAACGATTACGAATGGTTCATATACCAAAACTGCTCAGACCGGAAGGATACCTCTTATAAATCGAGGAGATTTTCGAATGCGAGTACCTGCAGGAACGTACTATATTGAGATTAGTAAACCTGGTTTTAAAGTACAGGGCAGAAATATCACAGTACGTCTGAGCGAAAATGAACAATTACAGTTTATCTTGGAACGTGCATAG
- the cas4 gene encoding CRISPR-associated protein Cas4: protein MHFGVLFSFFFFFVACIILLKALMCFLKNRKLQQENNIPKGTIFYSDLNNCGKPLFSKKYNITGKPDCIVKTRHHLIPVEFKLGIHQRPLYAHSLQLAAYCHLIEETYHRFVPYGMLIYQNQRFTIPFDPKLRYELDQVLQKIRTSETTGDLHRNHHDITRCKNCSLRIYCSEKLI, encoded by the coding sequence ATGCATTTTGGTGTATTATTTAGCTTTTTTTTCTTTTTCGTTGCCTGTATCATCCTTCTCAAAGCATTGATGTGCTTTCTCAAGAATCGGAAATTACAACAGGAAAATAATATTCCGAAAGGAACAATTTTTTACTCTGATTTGAACAACTGTGGAAAACCATTGTTCTCTAAAAAGTATAATATTACTGGTAAACCTGATTGCATTGTAAAAACAAGGCATCATCTTATACCTGTTGAGTTTAAGTTAGGTATCCATCAGAGACCATTATATGCACATAGTCTTCAGCTTGCGGCATATTGTCATCTCATCGAAGAAACATATCATCGTTTTGTTCCATACGGTATGCTCATCTATCAAAATCAACGATTTACTATCCCATTCGATCCAAAACTTCGATATGAACTTGATCAGGTACTTCAGAAGATCAGGACATCAGAAACAACTGGTGATCTGCATCGTAATCACCACGATATCACGAGATGTAAGAACTGTTCTTTGAGAATATATTGTTCTGAAAAACTCATCTAG